The Thermus aquaticus genome has a window encoding:
- a CDS encoding OB-fold nucleic acid binding domain-containing protein produces the protein MNEQTRQRLLNLEALVEAGVEPYPYRFPKTHSARAILEAKAGAPPETEWPEEVALAGRVVAIRRMGKVTFAHLLDESGRIQLYFQKDLTPRYELLKKLDVGDILGVKGPLF, from the coding sequence ATGAACGAGCAAACGCGCCAGCGCCTTCTGAACCTGGAAGCCCTGGTAGAGGCGGGGGTTGAGCCCTACCCCTACCGCTTCCCCAAGACCCATAGCGCCAGGGCCATCCTCGAGGCCAAGGCCGGGGCCCCTCCGGAGACCGAGTGGCCGGAGGAGGTGGCCCTGGCGGGGCGGGTGGTGGCCATTCGGCGCATGGGCAAGGTCACCTTCGCCCACCTCCTGGACGAAAGTGGCCGGATCCAGCTCTACTTCCAAAAGGACCTGACCCCCCGCTACGAGCTTCTGAAGAAGCTGGACGTGGGGGACATCCTGGGGGTCAAGGGCCCCCTCTTC